In Deinococcus seoulensis, the following proteins share a genomic window:
- the rpsM gene encoding 30S ribosomal protein S13 yields the protein MARIAGVDLPREKRVEIALTYIYGIGLTRSKEILATTGINPDTRVKTLSEAEQSTLREAIEKTYKVEGDLRNEVGQNIKRLMDIGAYRGLRHRRGLPVRGQRTKTNARTRKGPRKTVAGKKKATRK from the coding sequence ATGGCGCGTATTGCTGGCGTTGACCTGCCCCGCGAAAAGCGCGTCGAAATCGCGCTCACCTACATCTACGGCATCGGCCTGACCCGCTCCAAGGAAATCCTGGCGACCACCGGCATCAACCCGGACACCCGCGTCAAGACCCTCAGCGAAGCGGAACAGAGCACCCTGCGTGAAGCCATCGAGAAGACCTACAAGGTCGAAGGTGACCTCCGCAACGAAGTCGGTCAGAACATCAAGCGTCTGATGGACATCGGTGCCTACCGTGGCCTGCGTCACCGCCGCGGCCTGCCCGTGCGCGGCCAGCGCACCAAGACGAACGCCCGTACCCGCAAGGGGCCGCGCAAGACCGTCGCCGGCAAGAAGAAAGCGACGAGGAAGTAA
- the rpmJ gene encoding 50S ribosomal protein L36 gives MKVRSSVKKMCDNCKVIRRHGRVLVICTNVKHKQRQG, from the coding sequence ATGAAAGTTCGTAGCAGTGTCAAAAAGATGTGCGACAACTGCAAGGTGATCCGCCGCCACGGGCGCGTTCTGGTCATCTGCACCAACGTCAAGCACAAGCAGAGGCAGGGTTAA
- the infA gene encoding translation initiation factor IF-1: MPEQREKRKKEESDTVRAEGVVEEALPNTTFRVKLDTGHDLLAYISGKMRIHYIRILPGDRVVLEISPYDTSRGRIVYRK; encoded by the coding sequence ATGCCGGAACAGCGGGAAAAGCGTAAGAAGGAAGAGTCCGATACCGTGCGGGCCGAGGGCGTCGTGGAGGAAGCACTTCCGAACACGACCTTCCGAGTGAAGCTCGATACAGGACACGATCTCCTGGCTTACATCAGCGGCAAGATGCGCATTCACTACATCCGCATCCTGCCCGGTGACCGTGTGGTTCTGGAAATCAGTCCGTACGACACGTCGCGCGGACGGATCGTCTACCGCAAGTAA
- a CDS encoding epimerase yields MTTRPDLHGPERVQSGAAPRLVIAGGSGFLGRAVARHFAAQDWDVVIVSRSCPPVPTPGRWVPWDALRQGGWVRELDGAAAVLNLAGRTVNCRYTAQNMLDIYTSRLDSTRALGRAVASVDRPPAVWLSSSTATFYRDARDRPQDEATGERGEGFSVDVATRWEDALHELNLPHTRRVALRTAMVYGVGAGGIMETTDRVVRLGGAGPMAGGGQYVSWIHERDFCRAAQFLIGGDLSGPVNVCAPQPLPNAGFLRAYRQAWGVPLGVPSPAFLIGLGAAVMQSEAELLLKSRWVVPERLLGAGFTFEFPAWPGAIRDLVARARREGHAGR; encoded by the coding sequence ATGACGACCCGACCCGACCTGCACGGACCCGAACGGGTTCAGTCCGGCGCTGCGCCCCGCCTCGTGATCGCGGGCGGCAGCGGTTTCCTGGGGCGGGCCGTGGCGCGGCATTTCGCGGCGCAGGACTGGGACGTGGTGATCGTGTCGCGTTCGTGCCCGCCGGTGCCAACGCCGGGACGCTGGGTGCCCTGGGACGCGCTGAGGCAGGGCGGATGGGTGAGGGAACTGGACGGCGCGGCGGCCGTGCTGAACCTCGCGGGCCGCACCGTGAACTGCCGGTACACCGCGCAGAACATGCTGGACATCTACACCTCGCGCCTGGACAGCACGCGGGCGCTGGGGCGCGCTGTGGCCAGCGTGGACCGGCCGCCCGCCGTGTGGCTCAGCAGTTCCACCGCGACCTTCTACCGTGACGCCCGCGACCGCCCGCAGGACGAGGCCACCGGCGAGCGGGGCGAGGGGTTCAGCGTGGATGTCGCGACCCGCTGGGAGGACGCCCTGCACGAACTGAACCTGCCGCACACGCGCCGCGTGGCCCTGCGGACCGCCATGGTGTACGGCGTCGGTGCGGGCGGCATCATGGAAACCACGGACCGGGTCGTCCGGCTGGGTGGGGCCGGGCCGATGGCCGGGGGCGGGCAGTACGTGTCGTGGATTCACGAGCGGGACTTCTGCCGCGCCGCGCAGTTCCTGATCGGGGGTGACCTGTCCGGGCCGGTCAACGTGTGCGCCCCGCAGCCCCTGCCGAACGCCGGATTCCTGCGCGCCTACCGGCAGGCGTGGGGCGTGCCGCTCGGCGTGCCCTCTCCCGCGTTCCTGATCGGGCTGGGCGCAGCCGTCATGCAGTCCGAGGCGGAACTGCTGCTCAAGAGCCGCTGGGTGGTGCCGGAGCGACTGCTCGGCGCGGGCTTCACCTTCGAGTTCCCCGCCTGGCCGGGCGCGATCCGTGACCTGGTGGCCCGTGCGCGGCGCGAGGGGCACGCAGGGCGGTAG
- a CDS encoding VWA domain-containing protein, producing the protein MTDTGDTERRRRWRLVLGGGDADGLAGGPGEGAPVSLGSLDRRMDDALSGLYDADPGARRGGLGASAPKVARWLADLREFFPADVVRVLQGDAIERLDLQQLLFEPEMLDGVEPDVNLVGTLLSLKGVMPGQAKDAARAVVRRVVDDLTRRLEEPTRAAVTGSLNRAQRNFRPRPAEIDWDRTIRANLKSYQPDRNTVIPERLVGMGRRRRSLRDIVLCLDQSGSMASSVVYAGVFGAVLASLPAVSTRVVVFDTEVADLSEHLDDPVDVLYGIQLGGGTDINRALAYCQGVIRRPEQTVMVLISDLFEGGDEREMLARTRTLKESGVNVIALLALSDDGAPSYDHGVARAFAAMGIPAFACTPDHFPGLMAAAIRGDDVAAWAGELGLVVRGGGVG; encoded by the coding sequence ATGACGGACACGGGAGACACGGAAAGGCGGCGCCGCTGGCGGCTGGTGCTGGGCGGGGGAGACGCCGACGGGCTGGCGGGCGGCCCCGGCGAGGGCGCGCCGGTCAGTCTGGGCAGCCTGGACCGCCGGATGGACGACGCCCTGTCTGGCCTGTACGACGCGGACCCCGGTGCGCGCCGGGGCGGGCTGGGCGCGAGCGCCCCTAAGGTCGCGCGCTGGCTGGCGGACCTGCGCGAGTTCTTCCCGGCGGACGTGGTGCGTGTCTTGCAGGGCGACGCCATCGAACGCCTGGACCTGCAGCAACTGCTGTTCGAACCCGAGATGCTGGACGGCGTGGAACCGGACGTGAACCTCGTGGGAACGCTGCTGTCCCTGAAGGGCGTGATGCCCGGGCAGGCGAAGGACGCCGCCCGCGCCGTGGTGCGCCGCGTCGTGGATGACCTGACGCGCCGCCTGGAGGAACCCACGCGCGCCGCCGTGACCGGCAGCCTGAACCGCGCGCAGCGGAACTTCCGGCCCCGCCCGGCCGAGATCGACTGGGACCGGACGATCCGCGCGAACCTGAAGTCCTACCAGCCGGACCGGAACACCGTCATTCCCGAGCGGCTGGTCGGCATGGGCCGCCGGCGCCGCAGCCTGCGGGACATCGTGCTGTGCCTGGACCAGTCGGGCAGCATGGCGAGCAGCGTCGTGTACGCCGGGGTGTTCGGCGCGGTGCTGGCCAGCCTGCCGGCCGTCAGTACGCGCGTGGTGGTGTTCGATACGGAGGTCGCGGATCTCAGCGAGCACCTGGATGATCCGGTGGATGTCCTGTACGGCATTCAGCTGGGCGGCGGCACCGATATCAACCGGGCGCTCGCGTACTGCCAGGGGGTCATCCGGCGGCCCGAGCAGACCGTCATGGTCCTCATCAGTGACCTGTTCGAGGGCGGCGACGAACGCGAGATGCTGGCCCGCACCCGCACCCTCAAGGAGTCCGGCGTGAACGTCATCGCGCTGCTGGCCCTGTCGGACGACGGCGCGCCCAGTTACGATCACGGCGTGGCGCGTGCCTTCGCGGCGATGGGCATCCCGGCGTTCGCGTGCACGCCCGACCACTTTCCGGGCCTGATGGCCGCCGCCATCCGTGGCGACGACGTGGCCGCCTGGGCGGGCGAACTGGGACTCGTGGTGCGTGGGGGCGGCGTAGGCTGA
- a CDS encoding polysaccharide deacetylase family protein yields the protein MSILPAPTTPTTAAPTTAAPTTDALTTAAPPARPTCPLPPRLPGIRGSAGRSLTRLRVGVGLVAAALGAALPGAAQAAPVVLVYHQVGASGGASLGIDPDALNRRIETLRRMGYRFVTASEAARAPASERVAVIQFDDGFESVYRLALPVLRAQGVPGTAYVIWSRVGQPGSLSAAQVQELRAAGWEIGAHTHAHAALADLSPAGLRRELAAPDQETGDAAPRCVAYPLNRQDARVRREARRQGLQCGVAGGPPTLGRADPMALPAPAITPWDDSLLPMRVRWGLDARAPLLLMGVTAPALDGVRGEHPATRPPLTWNPAHYELLGNGLISAAWRGERETRLAWREGAWSVNVAARRGVGPENGAYTGAGVALNVSPFTLAAGLDSSGPLLGGAVALGGYGELWGRASRLRDEWQWGWGGTFIPADYWVVTAAHDAAGTQLGLRAAVPWQSGEGRPLRLGGGYRWGEKPGPFAEAEYRVGSYAVTAELSGDASGERRFGVKFTSVW from the coding sequence AACCACCGCTGCGCCAACCACCGATGCTCTAACCACTGCCGCGCCCCCCGCCCGCCCGACCTGCCCGCTGCCGCCTCGCCTGCCCGGAATCCGTGGATCGGCGGGGCGCTCCCTGACCCGCCTGCGGGTGGGGGTGGGTCTGGTGGCGGCGGCGCTGGGTGCAGCCCTGCCGGGCGCGGCGCAGGCGGCTCCGGTGGTGCTGGTCTACCATCAGGTGGGGGCGAGTGGCGGGGCGTCGCTGGGCATCGACCCGGACGCCCTGAACCGCCGGATCGAGACGCTGCGCCGCATGGGGTACCGCTTCGTGACGGCCAGCGAGGCGGCCCGCGCGCCCGCCAGTGAGCGGGTGGCGGTCATTCAGTTCGACGACGGGTTCGAGAGCGTGTACCGGCTGGCACTCCCGGTGCTGCGCGCCCAGGGGGTGCCCGGCACGGCGTACGTCATCTGGTCGCGGGTGGGGCAGCCCGGCTCTCTCAGCGCCGCGCAGGTGCAGGAACTCCGCGCGGCCGGGTGGGAGATCGGCGCGCACACCCACGCGCACGCGGCCCTCGCGGACCTGAGTCCCGCCGGTCTGCGGCGTGAACTGGCCGCGCCGGACCAGGAGACCGGTGACGCCGCGCCCCGCTGCGTGGCGTACCCCCTGAACCGCCAGGACGCGCGGGTGCGGCGCGAGGCCCGCCGTCAGGGGTTGCAGTGCGGCGTGGCGGGCGGCCCGCCGACGCTGGGCCGCGCGGACCCCATGGCCCTGCCGGCGCCCGCCATCACTCCCTGGGACGACTCGCTGCTGCCCATGCGGGTCCGCTGGGGCCTGGACGCCCGCGCGCCGCTGCTGCTGATGGGTGTCACGGCGCCCGCACTGGACGGCGTGCGCGGCGAGCATCCGGCCACCCGGCCGCCCCTGACCTGGAACCCGGCGCACTACGAGTTGCTCGGGAACGGGCTGATCAGCGCCGCGTGGCGCGGCGAGCGGGAAACCCGGCTGGCGTGGCGCGAAGGAGCCTGGAGCGTGAACGTGGCGGCCCGGCGTGGCGTCGGCCCGGAGAACGGCGCGTATACCGGGGCGGGCGTGGCGCTCAACGTGTCGCCGTTCACGCTGGCTGCCGGACTGGACAGCAGCGGTCCGTTGCTGGGCGGCGCGGTCGCGCTGGGCGGGTACGGCGAACTGTGGGGACGCGCCAGCCGCCTGCGGGACGAGTGGCAGTGGGGCTGGGGCGGCACGTTCATCCCGGCGGACTACTGGGTGGTCACGGCCGCGCACGACGCTGCGGGCACGCAGCTGGGCCTGCGGGCCGCCGTGCCCTGGCAGAGCGGGGAGGGCCGTCCGCTGCGGCTGGGCGGCGGGTACCGCTGGGGAGAGAAGCCCGGCCCGTTCGCGGAAGCCGAGTACCGGGTCGGCAGTTACGCGGTGACCGCCGAGCTGAGCGGCGACGCGAGCGGCGAGCGGCGCTTCGGGGTTAAGTTCACGTCCGTCTGGTAA